In Necator americanus strain Aroian chromosome IV, whole genome shotgun sequence, the following proteins share a genomic window:
- a CDS encoding hypothetical protein (NECATOR_CHRIV.G17174.T1), protein MGKLLSKIFGKKEMRILMLGLDAAGKTTILYKLKLGQSVTTIPTVGFNVETVTYKNVKFNVWDVGGQDKIRPLWRHYYTGTQALIFVLDAADRDRVDEARVELHRIINDREMKDAIILVFANKQDLPDAMKPHEIQDKLGLTRIRDRNWYVQPTCAAQGDGLHEGLSWLSSNCKP, encoded by the exons ATGGGGAAGCTGCTATCGAAGATCTTCGGCAAGAAAGAGATGCGAATTCTTATGCTAGGCTTAGATGCTGCTGGAAAAACTA CCATTCTGTACAAGTTGAAATTGGGTCAATCGGTTACGACCATTCCTACAGTTGGTTTTAATGTGGAAACGGTGACgtataaaaatgtgaaatttaacGTATGG gacgtaGGAGGTCAGGATAAGATTCGGCCACTGTGGAGGCACTACTATACAGGCACTCAAGCACTAATTTTTGTATTGGATGCTGCTGACCGTGACAG AGTTGATGAAGCACGCGTTGAACTTCACCGTATAATTAATGATAGAGAGATGAAAGACGCGATAATTCTTGTCTTTGCCAACAAGCAAGATCTTCCTGATG CAATGAAGCCTCATGAAATCCAAGACAAACTAGGTCTCACGCGAATTCGAGACAGGAATTGGTATGTTCAGCCGACTTGCGCTGCACAGGGAGATGGTTTGCATGAAGGACTATCTTGGCTCAGTAGTAACTGCAAGCCTTAG
- a CDS encoding hypothetical protein (NECATOR_CHRIV.G17175.T1): MNGDIRNDYIHSQDGIPQTPPVVYYYNPVGVHLKKMDYTGFCECRVKVWSEQFHNTVSITLMIIVLGTFAMLYFWAGYIFERRRLLVDFKSSHDVHH, from the exons ATGAACGGCGACATCAGAAACGACTATATACATTCTCAAGATGGGATCCCTCAAACTCCTCcagttgtttattattataatccCGTCGGCGTGCACCTAAAGAAAATGGATTACACTGGTTTCTGCGAATGCAGGGT GAAGGTATGGTCGGAACAATTTCATAACACTGTATCTATTACACTTATGATTATTGTGCTGGGAACTTTTGCAATGCTATATTTTTGGGCTGGATATATATTCGAGCGGCGAA GGTTGCTGGTTGATTTTAAATCAAGTCATGATGTTCACCACTAA
- a CDS encoding hypothetical protein (NECATOR_CHRIV.G17176.T1), translating into MLSESLAKREATGQPLSAIEKNGSITGPRSSKSMNTGSTGDTEPPMCSFVPENSSSLRNNEPTDGTVVHKEITSNLFYYIKILTILKYREIMNQT; encoded by the exons ATGCTCTCCGAGTCCCTTGCGAAAAGAGAAGCCACTGGACAACCCTTGTCCGCGATCGagaaaaatggaagtattaccggcccccgctcgagcaaatcgatgaacaccgggagcacaggtgatacag AACCACCTATGTGCAGTTTCGTTCCAGAAAATAGCAGTTCTTTACGAAACAACGAACCCACAGATGGTACTGTTGTGCACAAGGAAATCACATCTaaccttttttattatataaaaatcCTAACAATTTTAAAATACCGGGAAATCATGAATCAAACATAA